One Salinimonas marina DNA segment encodes these proteins:
- a CDS encoding YcgL domain-containing protein, giving the protein MLCAVYKSRKKEGMFLYVKNKEDFSSVPEVLMQQFGQPELVMLLPLDKREQLGRVSKEKLMSALNEQGYYLQIPPKREDWLAEHRLAMGLSAREESKKF; this is encoded by the coding sequence ATGCTGTGCGCAGTGTACAAATCACGAAAAAAAGAGGGCATGTTCCTCTATGTTAAAAACAAAGAAGATTTTTCGTCAGTACCCGAGGTATTGATGCAACAGTTTGGGCAGCCTGAGCTGGTAATGCTGTTACCGCTGGATAAACGCGAACAGTTGGGGCGGGTCAGTAAAGAAAAATTAATGTCGGCCCTGAACGAGCAGGGATATTACCTGCAGATACCGCCTAAGCGGGAAGACTGGCTGGCGGAACATCGTCTGGCAATGGGGCTGAGCGCCCGCGAAGAATCGAAAAAATTCTGA
- a CDS encoding alpha/beta fold hydrolase produces MIETEFQAGAVTLTALDNQGGGTVIIGLHGYMDNAASLEPLAPFLHNFRFIALDMAGHGSSTHRPYGSHYNLVDYLQDLHAMIEHQGFEQVVLLGHSLGGILATMYAGIFPDKVIGVVSIDACGPLTESADTTAAQLKDSIESRYKRSRNRLKVVDLEQAVAARCQISDIGESHARAILQRNLTQDAGGHYFWASDPKLRTRSNLRLTEEQAKALMASITCPVYFAAASDSFKNLRERYGQRASWFKHAQCDYFTGGHHVHMEKPEEIGPAVAHFVEQL; encoded by the coding sequence ATGATTGAAACAGAATTTCAGGCCGGTGCAGTCACTCTTACTGCATTGGATAACCAGGGCGGCGGCACCGTCATCATCGGCTTGCATGGGTATATGGATAACGCTGCCAGCTTAGAGCCCCTGGCCCCGTTTTTACATAATTTTCGTTTTATCGCGCTGGATATGGCCGGGCACGGTAGCTCGACTCACCGGCCTTACGGCAGCCACTATAATTTGGTGGATTATCTGCAGGACTTGCATGCCATGATTGAACACCAGGGATTTGAGCAGGTGGTGCTGCTAGGCCATTCTCTGGGTGGGATTCTGGCGACCATGTATGCCGGTATTTTTCCTGACAAAGTAATCGGGGTAGTGAGTATTGACGCCTGCGGGCCCCTTACTGAATCTGCAGACACCACGGCAGCCCAGCTCAAAGACAGTATTGAAAGTCGCTATAAGCGAAGTCGCAACCGGCTGAAGGTGGTCGATCTTGAACAGGCGGTCGCAGCCCGCTGTCAGATTAGCGATATCGGCGAGTCCCATGCCAGGGCGATATTGCAACGTAACCTCACCCAGGATGCCGGTGGACATTATTTTTGGGCCAGCGATCCAAAACTGCGTACCCGCTCAAACTTACGCCTGACCGAAGAGCAGGCCAAAGCCCTGATGGCGTCAATAACCTGCCCGGTCTATTTCGCCGCGGCCAGTGACAGCTTCAAAAACCTTCGCGAACGTTACGGGCAGCGGGCCAGTTGGTTTAAACATGCCCAATGTGATTATTTTACCGGCGGTCATCATGTTCATATGGAAAAGCCAGAGGAAATAGGGCCTGCAGTAGCTCATTTTGTTGAACAATTGTAA
- a CDS encoding lytic murein transglycosylase: protein MKLFTLISLLLLIATSRFALAQSQPAEKSEAGFHSYVKQLQEEAQSKGFSAAWLNTQLEHIAYRPTVVKADKNQPERKITLDNYLATRVPDWKVSQAVSLYQQHQSLLEEIGQRYGVQPRFIVALWGNESNFGKLQGKFDVLSALASLAYEGRREALFKKQFFAALTLLKQGHIEVSKLKGSWAGAMGQSQFMPTSFLSYAVDYDQDGRKDIWNTPADVFASIANFLASEGWNDQYTWGRQVKLKEHYQGEHAGLKKTGFVTLARWSERGVTRYNGNKLPVVDIKASLIMPDGPDGRVYLVYNNFHTLMKWNRSSYFGVSVGYLADRIKKGH, encoded by the coding sequence ATGAAGCTTTTTACCCTCATTAGTCTGCTTCTGCTAATCGCTACCTCACGCTTTGCTTTGGCCCAATCGCAGCCGGCGGAAAAAAGCGAAGCAGGGTTTCATAGTTATGTAAAACAGCTTCAGGAAGAGGCACAATCAAAGGGATTTTCAGCAGCTTGGCTGAACACCCAGCTTGAGCATATTGCTTACCGGCCCACGGTCGTCAAAGCCGACAAAAATCAGCCTGAGCGTAAGATTACGCTGGACAATTATCTGGCGACCCGGGTGCCAGACTGGAAGGTGAGCCAGGCTGTTTCTCTGTATCAACAACATCAGTCACTACTGGAAGAGATAGGCCAGCGCTATGGCGTCCAGCCCAGGTTTATTGTGGCATTGTGGGGGAACGAGTCTAACTTTGGCAAACTTCAGGGCAAGTTTGATGTATTGTCTGCGCTGGCGTCGCTGGCTTATGAAGGCCGGCGTGAAGCGCTTTTCAAAAAGCAGTTTTTTGCTGCCCTGACGCTATTGAAGCAAGGTCATATCGAAGTTAGTAAATTGAAAGGCTCGTGGGCCGGCGCCATGGGCCAAAGCCAGTTTATGCCAACTTCCTTTTTAAGCTATGCAGTAGATTATGATCAGGATGGCCGTAAAGATATCTGGAATACACCCGCCGATGTGTTTGCTTCCATTGCCAATTTTCTGGCCTCTGAAGGCTGGAACGATCAGTATACCTGGGGTCGTCAGGTTAAACTGAAGGAGCATTATCAGGGTGAGCATGCCGGGCTGAAGAAAACCGGGTTCGTGACGCTGGCGCGTTGGAGCGAGCGGGGCGTGACTCGATATAATGGCAATAAGCTGCCCGTCGTGGATATTAAGGCCTCATTAATTATGCCTGATGGCCCTGATGGGCGGGTTTATCTGGTTTATAATAACTTTCATACTCTGATGAAATGGAACCGCTCCAGTTATTTTGGCGTTTCTGTCGGCTACCTGGCCGACCGCATCAAAAAAGGACACTGA
- the fadD gene encoding long-chain-fatty-acid--CoA ligase FadD: protein MEKTWLEHYDPRVNAEIDPDHYSSVVDIFEQSVKNYGDGTAYINMGHEISFNELDELSAQFAAYLQNSGLKKGDPVAIMMPNLLQYPVAMFGILRAGLVVVNVNPLYTARELKHQLKDSNAKAIVIVENFACTLEEVIDDTPIQQVFLTALGDMLPAPKRWVVNLVVKHVKKMVPAFGLKSSTSFMKAVKEGANLTFTKPEITGEDLAFLQYTGGTTGVSKGAMLTHRNMIANLEQVSGILETVIEKGKDLVVTALPLYHIFALLANGLLFLKYGCPNLLITNPRDMPGFVKELGKYPFAILPGVNTLFNGLLNTPGFSELDFSKFKFGLGGGMAVQRPVAEKWEAVTGTVLLEGYGLTECSPVVAVTPPQIGEYKGTIGLPVPSTDIKLLDEDGNEVAAGEPGEMWVKGPQVMRGYLNREAATNEILQDGWLATGDIAKVDKQGYFYIVDRKKDMILVSGFNVFPNEIEEVAAMHEGVIEAAAIGVPHDVSGEVVKLYVVKKDDSLTAQDVITHCRKHLTGYKIPKQVVFKDELPKTNVGKILRRELRD from the coding sequence GTGGAGAAAACCTGGCTTGAGCATTACGACCCTCGCGTTAATGCAGAAATCGACCCGGACCACTATTCATCAGTTGTCGATATCTTTGAGCAATCTGTAAAAAATTATGGCGACGGTACCGCCTATATCAATATGGGGCATGAAATATCGTTTAACGAGTTAGACGAACTGAGTGCACAGTTTGCTGCCTATTTGCAAAATAGTGGTCTTAAGAAGGGTGATCCGGTGGCGATCATGATGCCCAACCTGTTGCAATATCCGGTGGCAATGTTTGGTATTCTGCGTGCCGGGCTGGTGGTGGTAAATGTTAACCCGCTTTACACCGCCAGAGAGCTTAAACATCAGCTAAAAGACTCCAACGCCAAAGCGATTGTAATTGTTGAAAACTTTGCCTGTACCCTGGAAGAGGTTATCGACGATACGCCCATCCAACAGGTTTTTCTTACTGCCTTAGGCGACATGCTGCCTGCACCCAAGCGTTGGGTGGTAAACCTGGTGGTGAAACACGTTAAGAAAATGGTGCCTGCGTTTGGCTTAAAATCATCGACCTCCTTTATGAAGGCGGTAAAAGAAGGCGCAAATCTGACGTTTACCAAGCCTGAGATAACCGGCGAGGATCTGGCATTTTTACAGTATACCGGGGGTACAACCGGGGTATCTAAAGGCGCCATGCTTACCCATCGCAATATGATTGCTAATCTGGAACAGGTTTCGGGGATCCTGGAAACCGTCATCGAAAAAGGCAAAGATCTGGTTGTCACGGCACTGCCGCTTTATCATATTTTTGCCCTATTGGCCAATGGCTTACTGTTCCTGAAATACGGCTGTCCTAACCTGCTTATTACTAATCCACGGGATATGCCAGGCTTTGTAAAAGAGCTGGGGAAATATCCGTTTGCCATTCTGCCAGGGGTCAATACTCTGTTTAACGGGTTGCTTAACACCCCCGGGTTCAGTGAGCTGGATTTTTCTAAGTTCAAGTTTGGCTTAGGCGGGGGTATGGCCGTGCAGCGGCCGGTGGCCGAAAAATGGGAAGCAGTGACCGGTACCGTATTGCTGGAAGGCTACGGCCTGACGGAATGTTCACCGGTGGTCGCCGTTACGCCGCCTCAGATTGGTGAATACAAAGGCACCATCGGGCTGCCGGTGCCTTCCACCGACATCAAATTACTGGATGAAGACGGTAATGAGGTGGCTGCAGGCGAACCCGGAGAAATGTGGGTGAAAGGACCACAGGTTATGCGCGGCTATTTGAATCGTGAAGCCGCCACCAATGAAATTTTGCAGGATGGCTGGTTAGCCACGGGCGATATCGCTAAAGTCGATAAACAAGGTTACTTCTATATTGTTGACCGTAAAAAGGATATGATTCTGGTATCTGGCTTCAATGTATTTCCTAACGAAATTGAAGAAGTCGCCGCCATGCATGAAGGCGTCATCGAAGCGGCAGCGATTGGTGTACCCCATGATGTCAGTGGTGAGGTGGTCAAACTGTACGTGGTTAAAAAAGATGACAGCCTGACGGCTCAGGATGTTATTACTCATTGTCGCAAGCACCTGACCGGATATAAAATTCCAAAACAGGTTGTGTTTAAAGACGAGTTGCCAAAAACCAATGTCGGTAAAATTTTGCGACGCGAGCTGCGCGACTGA
- a CDS encoding Slp family lipoprotein, which translates to MLLKAMAVSVVLLLSGCAMVPDNLAVPEGTTLVSYQGAVTGGSEVTGRTARWGGVIVGVENKPDKTFIEVVHFPLNHYGRPNTSEETIGRFKVKIDGFVDPIVFDEGRSATFLGNVAKPITGMVGEQPYMFPAVQARDYHLWRETTTYDVSTLYFNYGTGWYSPFYYGHPHWGPHPVFSRSHIRVIESRGFQPKLKQQKALKENRLKRLERRSERVKDGIKSEID; encoded by the coding sequence ATGTTGTTAAAAGCAATGGCCGTGAGCGTGGTATTACTGCTAAGTGGTTGTGCCATGGTACCTGATAATCTGGCGGTGCCTGAAGGGACAACATTGGTGTCCTACCAGGGGGCAGTGACCGGCGGCAGTGAGGTTACCGGGCGCACTGCACGATGGGGCGGGGTGATTGTCGGGGTAGAAAACAAACCCGACAAAACTTTTATAGAAGTTGTGCATTTCCCGCTTAACCATTACGGTCGACCCAACACCTCGGAAGAAACCATCGGACGCTTCAAAGTCAAAATTGACGGCTTTGTCGATCCTATTGTATTTGATGAAGGCCGTTCGGCCACCTTCTTAGGCAACGTCGCCAAGCCCATTACCGGAATGGTGGGGGAACAACCCTACATGTTTCCAGCGGTCCAGGCCCGGGATTATCACCTGTGGCGGGAAACAACCACCTACGATGTATCTACCCTGTATTTCAATTACGGCACGGGTTGGTATTCCCCCTTTTATTATGGGCACCCACATTGGGGGCCACACCCAGTTTTTAGTCGGTCGCATATCAGGGTAATTGAAAGCCGGGGCTTTCAGCCTAAGTTGAAACAACAAAAAGCACTTAAGGAAAACCGGTTAAAACGTCTTGAAAGACGATCCGAACGCGTCAAAGACGGTATAAAATCTGAGATTGACTAA
- the rnd gene encoding ribonuclease D, whose translation MDYELITTTAQLNAVCEKAGKCDAIALDTEFVRTRTLTPQLGLLQLYDGEQLVLIDPLAIDDMSAFVTLLTNPEVVKVLHSCSEDLEAFLNAFETLPTPIYDTQFAAAMLGMGTSLGYAKLVELLSGVVLDKGESRTDWLARPLSPKQLVYAANDVLYLLPVYRELYQQSEAASKTGWIIEEMAGLGVKKQSQLPLEHAYLPIKNNWKLNPKQLTVLQYLAAWRLQLARQKDIALNFVVKETVLLDIALRLPQNRNALSAIDGMIGPTMRRYGDTLVTLVQDALNEFEQLPETRHLPKTRRLMEFPAYKKTLAKVKSLANDVAQEQAIPVEVVASKKQMNQAIKWYWLTIDETRAQGLQPDLLSGWRGRLFGDRLTQLLDDSK comes from the coding sequence ATGGACTATGAATTAATCACCACCACCGCCCAGCTCAATGCGGTGTGTGAAAAGGCTGGCAAATGCGATGCAATTGCCCTGGACACCGAATTTGTACGCACCCGCACACTGACTCCGCAACTGGGGCTATTACAACTGTACGATGGCGAACAGCTGGTGCTGATCGATCCCTTGGCCATTGACGATATGTCCGCCTTTGTCACGTTGTTGACCAACCCTGAGGTGGTGAAAGTGCTGCACTCATGCTCAGAAGATTTAGAAGCATTTTTAAATGCGTTTGAGACGCTGCCGACGCCAATTTATGATACCCAGTTTGCCGCGGCAATGCTGGGCATGGGCACCTCCTTAGGTTATGCAAAACTGGTGGAGTTGCTAAGCGGTGTAGTGCTGGATAAAGGTGAGTCAAGAACCGACTGGCTGGCGCGGCCGCTAAGTCCCAAACAACTGGTGTATGCGGCTAATGATGTACTGTATTTATTGCCGGTTTACCGTGAGCTTTATCAGCAAAGCGAAGCGGCCAGCAAAACCGGTTGGATCATAGAAGAAATGGCTGGACTGGGGGTAAAAAAGCAATCGCAATTACCGCTGGAACATGCCTATTTACCTATCAAGAACAACTGGAAACTCAACCCCAAACAATTGACGGTATTGCAGTATCTGGCGGCGTGGCGGTTACAACTGGCTCGGCAAAAGGATATCGCACTTAATTTTGTGGTCAAAGAAACGGTACTGTTGGATATTGCGCTGCGCTTGCCCCAAAACCGCAATGCCTTAAGCGCCATTGACGGCATGATAGGCCCAACCATGCGCCGTTATGGAGATACGCTGGTGACCCTGGTGCAAGACGCCCTGAACGAGTTTGAACAATTGCCAGAAACCCGGCATTTGCCTAAAACCCGGCGCCTGATGGAATTTCCAGCATACAAAAAGACCTTGGCAAAAGTAAAATCACTTGCCAATGACGTGGCTCAGGAACAGGCGATCCCGGTCGAAGTGGTGGCGTCTAAAAAACAGATGAACCAGGCCATAAAATGGTATTGGCTCACGATAGATGAAACCCGGGCTCAGGGCTTGCAGCCTGATTTGCTAAGCGGCTGGCGGGGCCGGCTGTTCGGTGACCGGTTAACCCAACTTTTAGATGACTCTAAATAG
- a CDS encoding YcgN family cysteine cluster protein, which translates to MTDRFWETKTLEQMTDKEWEALCDGCGKCCLHKFIEDDSAEEAAPTDQLHGDEQVHYTNIVCSYLNTRTCECTEYENRTTLVPDCVKLTKANLKDIFFMPTSCSYRRLYENRGLPSWHPLLNQGKKSKMHQQKMSVRGKTVYECDVDLDHFEDYIALWPLEDLD; encoded by the coding sequence ATGACAGACCGGTTCTGGGAAACCAAAACACTCGAACAAATGACTGATAAAGAATGGGAAGCCTTGTGCGATGGCTGCGGCAAGTGTTGTCTGCATAAATTTATCGAGGATGACAGCGCCGAGGAAGCAGCGCCCACTGATCAGCTGCACGGGGATGAACAGGTTCACTATACCAATATTGTTTGTAGCTACTTAAATACCCGGACCTGCGAGTGTACCGAGTATGAAAATCGCACGACCCTGGTCCCTGATTGTGTAAAGCTCACCAAAGCCAATCTTAAAGATATTTTCTTTATGCCGACCAGTTGCAGCTACCGCCGCTTATATGAAAACCGGGGGCTGCCTTCCTGGCATCCGCTGCTTAATCAGGGCAAAAAAAGCAAAATGCACCAGCAAAAAATGTCGGTGCGGGGCAAAACGGTGTATGAATGCGACGTGGATTTAGACCATTTCGAAGATTATATCGCGCTATGGCCGCTCGAAGATCTTGATTAA
- a CDS encoding fumarylacetoacetate hydrolase family protein, whose product MYQHLNNLDLPIELPAGKVVCVGRNYLDHVQEMRSEVPDEALLFMKPKAALCHLQQPIVIPGDKGECHNELELAVLIKKPLKNASEEEALQAIWGVGIALDLTLREVQTRLKGAGHPWERAKAFDGSCPVSGFVPRTQFEDLQNLEFSLTVNQKIRQQGNTAAMMRPVLALLAEMSAEFSLEPGDIVLTGTPKGVGPLAHGDTITARLSSVIDLTTSVVAA is encoded by the coding sequence ATGTACCAGCATCTGAATAATCTGGACCTGCCAATTGAATTGCCTGCCGGAAAGGTCGTCTGTGTGGGGAGAAATTATCTGGATCATGTACAGGAAATGCGTTCTGAGGTGCCCGACGAAGCGCTATTGTTTATGAAGCCTAAAGCCGCGCTTTGCCATCTGCAACAGCCTATTGTTATCCCCGGCGATAAAGGCGAGTGTCACAATGAACTTGAGCTGGCGGTGTTAATCAAAAAGCCGCTTAAAAACGCCAGCGAAGAGGAAGCATTACAGGCGATATGGGGCGTAGGAATTGCTTTGGATCTTACCTTGCGGGAGGTTCAGACTCGCTTGAAAGGAGCAGGGCACCCGTGGGAGCGCGCCAAAGCCTTTGATGGCAGTTGCCCGGTATCCGGTTTTGTCCCCCGCACTCAGTTCGAGGATTTACAAAATCTTGAGTTTTCGCTGACCGTGAACCAAAAGATTCGCCAACAGGGTAATACCGCTGCTATGATGCGCCCCGTTTTGGCGTTGCTGGCAGAAATGTCTGCGGAGTTTTCGCTGGAACCAGGTGATATCGTGCTTACCGGCACCCCGAAAGGCGTCGGCCCATTAGCCCATGGCGATACCATCACCGCCCGTTTATCTTCTGTAATTGATTTAACCACAAGTGTAGTAGCAGCATGA
- a CDS encoding GNAT family N-acetyltransferase has product MIDLSILPARLPTAPNTYGEVTVVRLGSRHIEALTEACRASADHVKPWLGAGLCPVTPAAVRKFVQDCEQKRQDGYGIVYLLMHDNVCLGMGIINHIHPVHEVANLAYWIRPEACGRNLAVTLCQSLQKLALSQIQLNRLELLIEPANKASMKVATKLGAQAEGLCKKRIFGRDAYLYALTSND; this is encoded by the coding sequence TTGATTGATTTGTCGATATTGCCGGCGCGCCTGCCTACAGCGCCCAATACGTACGGCGAGGTCACCGTAGTACGTCTGGGCTCGCGGCATATTGAGGCCCTCACCGAAGCCTGCCGCGCCTCAGCGGATCATGTCAAACCCTGGCTGGGCGCCGGGCTATGCCCGGTCACCCCGGCTGCGGTTCGCAAGTTTGTCCAGGACTGCGAACAAAAGCGCCAGGATGGTTATGGCATTGTGTATCTGCTGATGCATGATAATGTGTGTCTGGGAATGGGCATTATTAACCATATTCACCCGGTGCATGAAGTAGCAAATTTGGCTTACTGGATACGTCCCGAGGCCTGTGGCCGCAATCTGGCGGTGACCCTGTGTCAGAGTTTGCAAAAACTGGCGTTGTCGCAGATTCAGCTAAACCGGCTCGAATTGCTTATTGAACCGGCCAACAAAGCCAGTATGAAAGTGGCCACTAAGCTGGGTGCACAGGCAGAAGGCTTGTGTAAGAAAAGAATCTTCGGGCGGGATGCCTATCTATATGCGCTAACCAGCAACGACTAG